A genomic segment from Nocardia cyriacigeorgica GUH-2 encodes:
- a CDS encoding CBS domain-containing protein, with product MTTTEAVMHPDVACITVRDTMDVAAQRMRQLDVGALPICDGEGRPVGIVTDRDIIIKVIALGENPKTTTAGELAQGDELLTVDAAADIGDALSLMEQHQIRRLPVTNQGKLVGIITEADLARRLPEQTVGEFVEAVCAQHLPTTTEA from the coding sequence ATGACCACTACAGAGGCTGTCATGCACCCCGACGTGGCCTGCATTACCGTTCGCGACACGATGGATGTCGCTGCCCAGCGAATGCGTCAGCTCGATGTCGGTGCGCTGCCGATCTGCGATGGGGAAGGTCGTCCGGTCGGGATCGTCACCGATCGCGACATCATCATCAAGGTCATCGCGCTCGGCGAGAACCCGAAAACCACCACCGCAGGTGAGCTCGCCCAAGGGGACGAGCTGTTGACAGTCGATGCCGCCGCGGATATCGGCGACGCGCTGTCGTTGATGGAGCAGCATCAGATTCGCCGGCTACCGGTCACGAATCAGGGCAAGCTCGTAGGCATCATCACCGAAGCCGATCTCGCGCGCCGGCTGCCCGAGCAGACCGTCGGGGAGTTCGTCGAAGCGGTGTGCGCCCAACATCTGCCGACTACAACCGAGGCCTGA
- a CDS encoding flavodoxin domain-containing protein — MDNTKPRIAILYATEQGSTRDIAEFIADDLAGRGAEVALHDIEHAPDLSRFETVIIGSAIHHMDLLPSASAYIRTHREELAAAKVWLFSVGLGPALGGPLGRRLGRIVPKKVADLRDMINPQEYQAFAGRYERAGVGWKARTLYRLMGGAHYGDLRDWGAIRAWSDRVARALGLPHPVTNTVHP, encoded by the coding sequence ATGGATAACACCAAGCCCCGCATAGCTATCCTTTACGCGACCGAACAGGGATCGACCCGCGACATAGCCGAGTTCATCGCCGACGACTTGGCCGGGAGAGGCGCCGAGGTAGCGCTGCACGACATCGAACACGCACCGGACTTGTCGCGGTTCGAGACGGTCATCATCGGCAGCGCCATCCACCACATGGACCTGCTTCCGTCGGCGTCCGCCTATATCCGCACGCACCGCGAGGAGCTCGCCGCAGCCAAGGTATGGCTGTTCAGCGTCGGGCTCGGCCCCGCGTTGGGCGGTCCGCTGGGGCGCCGGCTCGGTCGAATCGTTCCGAAGAAGGTTGCCGACCTTCGTGACATGATCAATCCGCAGGAGTACCAGGCCTTCGCGGGACGATACGAACGCGCCGGAGTCGGATGGAAAGCACGCACTCTGTACCGCCTGATGGGAGGCGCCCACTACGGCGATCTGCGGGACTGGGGCGCTATCCGCGCATGGTCGGATCGTGTCGCGAGGGCCCTCGGACTGCCACACCCCGTCACCAACACTGTTCACCCCTGA
- a CDS encoding magnesium transporter: protein MLTGLHGKRFTSVSVIAVCVGTRLAGLTTIEGLLAARPDARVAEVMDPDPPVVAGHEDQERAVWKALHHNEAGLGVVDAEGRWLGVIPPQRLLSVLLQEHDEDVARLSGYLASTAGARSATTERVGRRLWHRVPWLLFGLMGAMLAAGAVDAFHAQLQREVLVAFFIPGVVYLADAVGTQTEALVIRGLSVGVGMRSIVWREAVTGLIIGALIAAVAYPTTLLFWGAPPVSLAVAFSLFAACSVAAAVAMVLPWLFSKLGVDPAFGSGPVATVVQDLLSILVYLSVSTVIVS, encoded by the coding sequence GTGCTGACCGGCTTGCACGGCAAGCGCTTCACCAGCGTATCGGTGATCGCGGTCTGTGTCGGCACCCGCCTCGCCGGCTTGACCACGATCGAAGGGCTGTTGGCCGCCCGCCCCGATGCTCGAGTGGCCGAGGTGATGGATCCGGACCCACCTGTTGTGGCCGGCCACGAAGATCAGGAGCGTGCGGTCTGGAAGGCGCTGCACCACAATGAGGCCGGGCTGGGCGTGGTCGATGCCGAGGGCCGCTGGCTCGGCGTCATCCCGCCACAGCGGCTGCTCTCGGTGTTGCTGCAAGAACACGATGAGGATGTCGCGCGCCTGTCGGGCTACCTGGCCTCGACCGCGGGTGCACGCTCCGCGACTACCGAGCGCGTGGGCCGGCGGCTCTGGCACCGCGTGCCATGGCTGCTTTTCGGCCTCATGGGCGCGATGCTGGCAGCCGGGGCCGTTGATGCCTTCCACGCTCAGCTCCAGCGCGAGGTCCTGGTCGCCTTTTTCATCCCGGGCGTGGTCTACCTTGCCGATGCTGTCGGTACCCAAACCGAGGCCCTGGTCATCCGTGGATTGTCCGTCGGAGTCGGCATGCGCAGCATCGTGTGGCGCGAGGCAGTCACCGGCTTGATCATCGGCGCACTGATCGCTGCGGTCGCTTATCCCACAACACTGCTTTTCTGGGGCGCGCCGCCGGTATCCCTTGCGGTCGCCTTCTCATTGTTCGCGGCGTGCTCGGTAGCCGCCGCGGTGGCGATGGTGTTGCCTTGGCTGTTCTCGAAACTCGGCGTCGATCCGGCGTTCGGGTCCGGTCCGGTGGCCACGGTCGTCCAGGATCTACTGTCGATTCTGGTGTACCTGTCGGTCAGCACCGTCATCGTGAGTTGA
- a CDS encoding DUF2267 domain-containing protein, translating into MHDHDDPLAPAIHTAYEWLRAITEDLGTFDRAFAHRVIRAWLHSVRDRLGVATTAQLGAQLPEVFRGILYEGWRPSHVPKRHDTDGFLAQFAEEAGVTTDEAAALAAIVTEAFSGLFSEGQLDRTFAELPRDLRELLRGDLLSGTMHDHAAPHLARRRSPTRSESATD; encoded by the coding sequence GTGCACGATCACGACGACCCGCTCGCCCCGGCGATACACACCGCCTACGAGTGGCTCAGGGCGATCACCGAGGACTTGGGGACCTTCGATCGTGCGTTCGCACACCGGGTGATCCGTGCATGGCTGCACAGCGTGCGCGACCGGCTCGGCGTCGCGACGACCGCCCAGCTCGGTGCCCAGCTTCCGGAGGTCTTCCGAGGAATCCTGTACGAGGGCTGGAGACCCTCACATGTTCCCAAGCGTCACGATACCGACGGATTCCTCGCCCAGTTCGCAGAGGAGGCCGGCGTAACGACCGACGAGGCGGCCGCGCTGGCGGCCATCGTGACCGAGGCATTCTCCGGCCTCTTCTCCGAAGGACAGCTCGATAGAACGTTTGCCGAGCTACCTCGCGATTTGCGTGAACTCCTGCGCGGCGATCTGCTCAGCGGAACGATGCACGACCATGCTGCCCCACATCTCGCACGCCGACGCTCTCCCACTCGAAGCGAAAGCGCCACCGACTAG
- a CDS encoding universal stress protein, protein MSALDIDDERWPIVVGVDGCEASDLAVRWAAETAAARDRRLRIVHAVDLAAAASVLEPYELLVPPVREAMREHGVDCLAAAKRLAQSVDAGLRVDTESVDGTPARVLIEQSATAHMTAIGAWGVSGGGLLGSTVLSVSAHAHGAVVVVRDTGTEQRTRRSGPVVVGVDGSEFSRAAVAAAFFEAGERHCELLVVHCWSDLRFGWFAGLPDAIADRGAESAAQELVTQQLAGWADKYPDVTVKRKLYMSGPCHHLVEWSKSAQLVVTGSRGRGGFAGLLLGSTSNALVQSAHCPVMVVHPR, encoded by the coding sequence ATGTCCGCGCTGGATATCGATGATGAGCGGTGGCCGATCGTGGTCGGCGTCGATGGTTGCGAAGCCAGTGACCTTGCGGTGCGCTGGGCGGCGGAGACCGCCGCGGCGAGAGATCGTCGACTCCGCATCGTACACGCCGTCGACCTGGCAGCCGCAGCGAGTGTGCTCGAGCCCTATGAACTTCTCGTTCCGCCGGTTCGCGAAGCCATGCGCGAGCACGGCGTCGATTGTCTGGCCGCCGCGAAAAGACTCGCCCAGTCCGTCGACGCAGGACTGCGCGTCGACACCGAATCCGTGGACGGCACACCGGCACGAGTGCTCATCGAGCAGTCTGCCACCGCGCACATGACCGCTATCGGTGCGTGGGGTGTCAGCGGCGGCGGTCTTCTCGGTTCGACCGTGCTATCGGTCTCGGCACACGCGCACGGTGCGGTTGTGGTCGTCCGAGACACGGGCACCGAACAGCGAACTCGTCGCTCGGGACCGGTGGTAGTCGGGGTCGACGGCAGCGAGTTCAGTCGTGCCGCGGTAGCTGCGGCCTTCTTCGAGGCCGGCGAACGCCACTGCGAACTCCTCGTCGTCCACTGCTGGAGCGACCTGCGATTCGGCTGGTTCGCCGGACTCCCCGACGCCATCGCCGATCGAGGTGCTGAATCGGCCGCGCAGGAACTGGTGACCCAGCAGCTGGCCGGATGGGCGGATAAGTACCCGGATGTGACGGTGAAGCGCAAGCTCTACATGTCGGGGCCCTGTCATCACTTGGTCGAATGGTCGAAGTCGGCACAGCTCGTGGTGACCGGCAGTCGCGGCCGTGGAGGGTTCGCCGGATTGCTACTCGGCTCGACAAGCAATGCCCTGGTACAGAGTGCTCATTGCCCGGTCATGGTCGTCCATCCGCGGTGA
- a CDS encoding Acg family FMN-binding oxidoreductase translates to MSSPSPDLATVRSVLARASRAPSLHNSQPWRWRWDGIDTDLFLAPARLLPATDTFNRQGMLACGVMLDHAAVAWAAAGWEVQVSRFPEPPDRSHIATLRPLRRHVPVEPDQLLAAAIDDRYTDRMVMAAPEGWPAVEIVLDHLCRRHSVSLLVLDEAQRRELVKISQVATGLRRYDPKYQSELAWWTAMPEGEPGVPASTLPTAEQRARVASGRTFPAGTADSDSEVDDQATVLMLSSADDSPNALIDCGAALSAVLLESTVQALSTCTLTHMTELPAARNMLVELTGEAHPQVLIRVGRPLAARPPRTPRRTVDEILEVTSRQ, encoded by the coding sequence ATGAGCAGCCCGAGCCCGGATCTGGCTACGGTCCGTTCGGTGTTGGCGCGCGCATCGCGGGCGCCCTCTCTGCACAACAGTCAGCCATGGCGGTGGCGGTGGGACGGCATCGACACGGATCTGTTCCTGGCCCCGGCTCGCCTTCTTCCGGCAACAGACACGTTCAACCGCCAAGGCATGCTCGCGTGCGGTGTGATGCTCGACCACGCCGCCGTGGCGTGGGCCGCGGCCGGCTGGGAGGTCCAGGTCAGCCGGTTCCCCGAGCCGCCGGACCGGTCACACATCGCGACTCTGCGCCCGCTCCGCCGCCATGTTCCGGTAGAGCCGGACCAGCTGCTTGCCGCCGCGATCGACGATCGGTACACCGATAGGATGGTGATGGCCGCACCAGAGGGTTGGCCCGCGGTCGAGATCGTCTTGGACCACCTCTGCCGTCGACATTCGGTCTCCCTGCTGGTCCTCGATGAGGCGCAACGCCGTGAGCTGGTCAAGATCTCGCAGGTGGCGACCGGGCTTCGGCGCTACGACCCGAAGTATCAATCCGAACTTGCCTGGTGGACGGCCATGCCTGAAGGAGAGCCCGGCGTGCCGGCCTCGACACTGCCGACCGCCGAGCAGCGCGCGCGGGTGGCCAGCGGCCGAACCTTTCCGGCCGGCACCGCCGATTCCGACAGCGAAGTCGACGACCAGGCGACGGTGCTCATGTTGTCGAGCGCCGACGATTCGCCGAACGCGTTGATCGACTGCGGGGCGGCATTGTCGGCAGTCTTGCTCGAATCCACCGTTCAGGCTTTGTCCACCTGCACTCTGACTCACATGACCGAGCTTCCGGCTGCCAGGAACATGCTGGTCGAGCTCACTGGTGAAGCACATCCCCAGGTCTTGATCCGAGTCGGTCGGCCGTTGGCTGCTCGCCCACCGCGGACGCCGAGGCGAACCGTCGACGAGATCCTCGAGGTAACCAGCCGGCAGTAG
- a CDS encoding universal stress protein, whose product MSEANPRLSGDRLVLAAVDGSASSYQAGAWAAAEALLHQARLHLITSTGLALSSALREGTDLSDSEQEYMRTDGERIVTEAARVARQAVGDQALSVTTEVTSDFIVPTLLDRSKRAQILAVGSRGLGAFHRGLLGSVSTAVTRHAHCPVAVTHDFAALDPVSAGKPILVGVDGTENSVPAIEYAFDAAARRNVGVVALHAWSDISSLELPVQDWDSVREAERAVLAERLAGFAEKYPDVAVRRLIVPNRPTHALHDQSDYAQMVVVGSHGRGGFASMLLGSTSNALLHTVTCPVVVVRSR is encoded by the coding sequence ATGTCTGAAGCAAACCCGCGCCTGTCCGGTGATCGGCTGGTGCTTGCTGCGGTCGACGGATCGGCTAGCTCTTATCAAGCTGGCGCATGGGCAGCGGCCGAAGCGCTGCTGCATCAGGCGCGTCTGCACCTGATCACCTCGACAGGGCTGGCGTTGTCGTCGGCGTTGCGGGAGGGGACCGACCTCTCCGACAGCGAGCAGGAATACATGCGTACCGACGGTGAGCGAATCGTGACCGAAGCGGCGAGGGTCGCCCGTCAAGCTGTCGGGGACCAGGCGTTGTCGGTGACCACCGAGGTGACTTCCGACTTCATCGTCCCGACTCTTCTGGACCGCTCGAAGAGAGCGCAGATACTGGCCGTTGGCAGCCGGGGGCTGGGCGCGTTCCATCGTGGCCTGCTGGGCTCGGTCAGCACGGCCGTGACCAGGCACGCCCATTGCCCGGTGGCGGTCACCCACGATTTCGCCGCCCTCGATCCGGTTTCGGCCGGCAAGCCGATCCTCGTCGGCGTTGATGGCACCGAAAACAGCGTCCCCGCAATCGAGTACGCATTCGATGCGGCGGCTCGCCGCAACGTCGGTGTGGTCGCCCTGCACGCCTGGAGCGACATCAGCTCCCTGGAACTTCCTGTGCAAGATTGGGATTCGGTTCGGGAGGCGGAACGAGCCGTCCTGGCGGAGCGGCTCGCTGGTTTCGCGGAGAAATACCCCGATGTCGCTGTACGCCGGCTGATTGTGCCGAACCGGCCCACCCACGCGCTGCATGATCAATCCGATTACGCGCAGATGGTGGTGGTCGGAAGCCATGGTCGCGGCGGATTCGCCAGCATGTTGCTTGGCTCGACCAGCAATGCCCTACTGCACACCGTGACGTGCCCAGTCGTCGTGGTTCGCTCCCGCTGA